The sequence CATCGTCTCGGGTAGGTCGACACTGGGTGCGAGCGCGGACGCTTGCTCGCGCCACACCTCGGGTACTGCGGTGCCCGTGTCGATCTCGCGGTCCAGGGCCGCGGCGATGAGGTGTGTCCACGACCGCGGAACCACCCGCACGAGCCCGTAGCCGCCGCCGCCCACAGCCAGCCAGCGACCCTCCGAGTACCGATCCGCAAGGTCACGCATCGCGAGGAACGCTGCACGCTGACCATCGACCGTCAGTGACAGGTCGGCGAGCGGATCCTCACGGTGGCTGTCGACGCCACATTGGCTGATCACGATCTGCGGACGGAACGCCGCGAGCGCCCCGGGAACGATGGCGTGAAACCCTCTGAGCCACAGTGCGTCCACTGTGCCCGGAAGAACCGGAAGGTTGATCGAGGTACCCTCCCCCGCCCCCTCGCCGACTTCGCTCGACCACCCGGTGTTGGGCCACAACGTCGCAGGATGCTGATGCAACGAAATGGTCAGTACACGTGGATCGCCGGCAAAAGCGTGCTGGACACCGTCCCCGTGGTGCGCGTCCACGTCGATGTAGGCGATGCGGTCGAACCCGTTGTCCAGCAACCAGGAAATGGCGATGGCGACATCGTTGTACACGCAGAAGCCGGACGCCCAGCCGGGCATCGCGTGGTGCATTCCCCCGCCGATACTCACGGCCCTGCGGGTGCGCCCCGATGCGATTTCCTTGGCCGCCGCGAGAGAGCCGCCGGCGAGGATGGCACTCGCCTCGTGCATCTGCGGAAACACCGGATTGTCCTCGGTACCGAGCCCGTACGGCGCGTCCGCGCCGAGCACGCCCGACGCCTGCGAGTGCCCGGCCTGCTTGACCGCCTCGACGTATCCGGGGGTGTGGATGCGCAGCAGATCTGCGTCTGCGGCCGCGTCGGGGCGAACCAACTCCACACCCTCGAGCGTTCCCAGCGCACGCGCGAGCGACATGGTGAGCTCGAGCCGAGTGGGATTCATCGGGTGGTCCGCACTCCACCGGTAGCTGAGATAGTCCGGACTCCACACGACTACACGGTTCGATACCCCTGCAGCCGAATCCTCTCCGGAACTGAACGACGCGGTCATGAACTCACGCTACTGGTCCTCCGCAGACCGTGCGAGCAGACCCCTCCCGGGGGCCGGGGCCCGCGCGAGCAGACCCCTCCCGGGGCCCGGGGACTGCCCGAACAGGCCCGGCCGGGCGCGCTCCGGGAGGGAGCGCGCCGGTGAGGGCGGATGACCGGTAGAATCGGCAAGGACGAAGGGGTGTGAGTGTGAAGGATCTGGTCGACACCACGGAGATGTACCTCCGGACGATCTACGACTTGGAAGAAGAGGGCGTCGTCCCACTTCGAGCACGGATTGCCGAACGACTGGAGCAGAGCGGCCCGACGGTGAGCCAGACCGTCGCCCGGATGGAACGCGACGGCCTTCTCCTGGTCGCCGGTGACCGCCATCTGGAACTGACGGAGAAGGGGCGCGAGCTTGCGGTGTCGGTCATGCGTAAGCACCGACTGGCGGAGCGCCTTCTGGTCGACATCATCGGCCTGAAGTGGGAAGAGGTCCATGCCGAGGCGTGCCGCTGGGAGCACGTCATGAGCGAAGAGGTCGAACGGCGGCTCGTGGAGGTGCTCAACAACCCCACCACGTCGCCGTACGGAAATCCGATTCCCGGACTTGCCCTGCTCGGCCTCGAACGCCCGGTGGACGCGCCGGAGACACTCATCCGTCTCACGGACGTTCCTCCCGGTAAGCCGACAGCTGTGGTCGTGCGGCGCCTCGCCGAGCACGTTCAGTCGGATCCCGATGTCATCGGTCAACTGCGTGAGGCAGGCGTGGTTCCGGACGCCCGCGTGACGGTCGAGACCAAACCGGGATCGGTCACGATCACCGTGCCCGGTCACAGCGGGTTCGACCTTTCCGAAGAGATGGCGCACGCCGTCCAGGTGAAGGTCCAGGGATAGTCGATGAAACTTCTCGTCACCGGCGGCGCCGGTTATGTCGGCAGTGTGTGCAGCACCGTGTTGCTCGAGCGGGGACACGAGGTCGTCATCATCGACGACCTGTCCACGGGCAATGCCGACGCGGTGCCGCTCGGTGCCGAGTTCATCGAAGGTGATGTCGCCGACGTCGCCGTGGATGTCCTCGGGACCGGCGGAACTCCCAGGTTCGACGGTGTGCTGCACTTCGCGGCGCAGTCGCTCGTCGGCGAGTCCGTGGAGTACCCGGAGAAGTATTGGCGCGGCAACGTCGTCACCACTCTCGAACTCCTCGAAGCCATGCGACATTCGGGAACGCGGCGGCTCGTCTTCTCCTCGACGGCCGCAACGTACGGTGAGCCGGAGCATTCGCCGATCACCGAGGCGGATCCGACCCGTCCCACGAATCCGTACGGAGCCACCAAACTCGCCATCGACCATGCCATCACGTCCTACGCAGTGGCACATTCGTTCGCGGCGACGAGCCTGCGCTATTTCAACGTGGCGGGCGCGTACAAGTCGGTCGGCGAAAACCGGGTCGTGGAAACGCATTTGATCCCTCTGGTGCTTCAGGTCGCGCTCGGCCAACGCGAGAAGATTTCGATGTTCGGAACCGACTGGCCCACGCCGGACGGGACGGCGGTGCGCGACTACATTCACGTTCTCGATCTGGCCGAGGCGCATCTGCTCGCGCTCGAGTCGTCCATCGAAGGCCGTCACAGAATCTACAACCTCGGAAGCGGTGCGGGATTCAGTGTCCGCGAGGTGATCTCGGCATGTGCCCGGGTCACCGGGCTGCCCATCCCGGTGGAGGACGCGCCGCGCCGAGCCGGCGACCCAGCGATTCTCGTCGCGTCCAGTGACCGCGCCATCGCGGAACTCGGGTGGCGGCCGGAACACACCGATCTCGATGAGATCGTCGCCGACGCGTGGGCCTATCTGCAACAACTCGGCGACAGGTCCCACGCGGCGCGGCGATGATGCTGTTCTCAGGTGTCGATCGGCGGCGGCAGGGTGACGCCGATCTTCCGCGCTGAGTCGTAGCCGAGACCGGCCAGTTCACGAACCGCCGCCGGCCGAAGTCCCGATTGCAAGGCGTTGTCCAGGAGCGCGGCCAATGCATGATCGGGATCGGCTTCCAGTGCCGCGCAGAAGGCAACGCCGGCCAGCGGTCCGTCGCCACGTACGTACGCGCTGTACCCGAGAAGGGCTGCTGCGGTGGCCCGTTCGGGATCGGGAAGATGACGTGCCAGCAGAATCCACAGTTGTTCGGCATCGTCGGCATATGCGCTGACGGCGAGTGCGAGAAGACTGTCGCGAACAACCAGATTGTCCAGTGCCAGGGCCAGCTCGACATATTCGTGCGCGGCCACTCCCTGTCCCGAATGCAACCGTGCGATGTGGGCCAGCACGAATTCAAGTTCGCGGCGATCACCCCGGGTGTCGGTGCGTCCCGCGAATTGGCCTCTCGGCGCGGCAGATTCGCGAACATCGTCGAGGAGTTCGGCGATGCGGACCCGCTCGCCGACCGGACCTGCCTCTACGGTCGCTTCCAGATCTTCACGGGACGACCGGATTGCCCGGCCACTGACGACCTGCGCCACGGCGACATGAGAGGCCGCCGGATCCGATTGCACACCGTATCGTCCCCCACCCAGCAGTCCGAACCACCGGTTGCCGGCGCCGATGTCGGCGGTCACGAAGACATCGAGCAGTTCGGTGGACGTCCGATCCAGGAGGTCCTCGAATTCCGACACGATACTTGCCACTTCGGCCCGTGACGTGTCCGTAGGATCCGCGAATCGGTCGTCGACGAGGACGACCAGCACGCCCGTGGCCTGTTCACGCTCGCATACCACAGCGAATTGGTCCACGGCCGCGCACATGGGTGCAGTCGGTATATCACCGCCACCGAGCACGAGGTCGTGCCTCATCACGGCCCCGACCGTCGAATCATCCGTCAAACACACGGCTACGATGGACCGTTCCGGACGGAAGCCGAGGAGCGCGGGGATCGCGGCGAGGAGGTCGCCGGGATCGCACAGGCGGAGCTGCTCGGGCGGCAAGAAGTGTCGGCCGGTGGGGTCGGAACCGGACCTGTGTGGAAACGCGGACGTCGTCATGCACTTGACTCTGAACGCGCACCGGAGCCCCCGAATTCACCGACCAGCGACAATGGGTCGGGCTGTGGATGAGCGGCAGGTTGTGGACAAACGGGCAGCCGAGCCGGACGAATGCGCTGTGGACCCGCGCAGGGTGTCGGAGCCGTGTGCTATCTGCCGCGCTCAGCCTGCTCGAACCTTCTGCACCGCTCTCGTGAACACGTCGTCGAGCGCCGAGGTGTCCGCCGTGGCGTGTCCGAAGGACATGAACGTTGCCGACACACGGACATCCCCTACCTGCGCGATCAACGTCAGCATCGACTGCGTGACCTTGTCGCCGTCACTGCCGGATCGAACCGTGCGGCGCAGGGCCAGCGTGTCGTCCGCTCGAATCGGCGGGGCAGGCATGATGTCGGTGGCGACCGTCGATTCGGCACCGCTGGCCGCTACGGTCATCTCACCGCAATTCGCCGTCTGCTGCTCGAGTTCGTCGAGCGGTGTGTCTGTCTTGGCGAGCTCGACCGTGATCGTCGACCGGCTCGCGTTGTCGGTGCCCACGGCCATCACCGTTCCGGTCGGTCCGTAGTCCTGGGTCGGCGGAGCACACTCCGACGGATCGACGACGGCGTCCTGGGGAACACCCGTGAGATCCGGTGCGGCCATCGACACGGCGTGCGGCGGCAGCACGATCGCCTGATATTTGGACGGGAAGTCGGACGGCTCCAACAACAGTGCCGACAAACCCCTGCCGGAGGGCACCCCGGCCGCGATGCTGCTGGAGGGCTGAGCCACACCCGGGACCTCGGTCGCGCACGACGCGAGCGCCCCGGCTACCGCGGCAAGCACAGCGACAGGAAGGAGGACCGCGCTTCGACTCGTCGTACGCCGCGAACTCACCGTCGACCTCCCGTACCGCTGCTGGCGGCTCGTCAACCGAGCCCTTTCCGCCACTCTGCCAGAAGTCCGCAGTGCCCTCGGGGAGGCAGAGCGTTCAACTTCGCGCGGGCGATGGGCCCGCGGATTCGGCACCTCGGTACCCGCGTCCACGCCTTTTTCCGAGAGGAGCTGCCATTGTCCTGGGCGTATCGTGAAAAGATGAAGACCAAATCGGTTCAATACGAGCTCGCCCGGCGATTGGCCGAGCGGGATCAACTGAACGTCGACATCCTCGAACTCGAGGGTCGGCTCGCACGAGCACAGCGCCGACTTCACGAGTTGTCCACCGAAATCGCTTCGCTGGGGCACGTCGAGCACTGAGTACCGCCCATCCGCCCAGGAGCGCGGATGCCGTTCGCGGCGACCTGCCCACACCACGCTGGGCATGGGAGCTCGCTGTGGGCGAACACGGAAACGGGGTACACGGGAATTATCCGTTGCCTTCGAGGCGTTCCCCCGAAGCAGACCTCCGCGAAGAATGTCCGACGTATCGATGCCGGAGACGATAGGGGACACTGGAGGTCACGCACGAAGGAGATGAGGTCTGTGATGGACGAACA comes from Rhodococcus oxybenzonivorans and encodes:
- a CDS encoding DUF4192 domain-containing protein codes for the protein MTTSAFPHRSGSDPTGRHFLPPEQLRLCDPGDLLAAIPALLGFRPERSIVAVCLTDDSTVGAVMRHDLVLGGGDIPTAPMCAAVDQFAVVCEREQATGVLVVLVDDRFADPTDTSRAEVASIVSEFEDLLDRTSTELLDVFVTADIGAGNRWFGLLGGGRYGVQSDPAASHVAVAQVVSGRAIRSSREDLEATVEAGPVGERVRIAELLDDVRESAAPRGQFAGRTDTRGDRRELEFVLAHIARLHSGQGVAAHEYVELALALDNLVVRDSLLALAVSAYADDAEQLWILLARHLPDPERATAAALLGYSAYVRGDGPLAGVAFCAALEADPDHALAALLDNALQSGLRPAAVRELAGLGYDSARKIGVTLPPPIDT
- a CDS encoding DUF5642 family protein, with protein sequence MSSRRTTSRSAVLLPVAVLAAVAGALASCATEVPGVAQPSSSIAAGVPSGRGLSALLLEPSDFPSKYQAIVLPPHAVSMAAPDLTGVPQDAVVDPSECAPPTQDYGPTGTVMAVGTDNASRSTITVELAKTDTPLDELEQQTANCGEMTVAASGAESTVATDIMPAPPIRADDTLALRRTVRSGSDGDKVTQSMLTLIAQVGDVRVSATFMSFGHATADTSALDDVFTRAVQKVRAG
- a CDS encoding metal-dependent transcriptional regulator, giving the protein MKDLVDTTEMYLRTIYDLEEEGVVPLRARIAERLEQSGPTVSQTVARMERDGLLLVAGDRHLELTEKGRELAVSVMRKHRLAERLLVDIIGLKWEEVHAEACRWEHVMSEEVERRLVEVLNNPTTSPYGNPIPGLALLGLERPVDAPETLIRLTDVPPGKPTAVVVRRLAEHVQSDPDVIGQLREAGVVPDARVTVETKPGSVTITVPGHSGFDLSEEMAHAVQVKVQG
- a CDS encoding acetoin utilization protein AcuC, with protein sequence MTASFSSGEDSAAGVSNRVVVWSPDYLSYRWSADHPMNPTRLELTMSLARALGTLEGVELVRPDAAADADLLRIHTPGYVEAVKQAGHSQASGVLGADAPYGLGTEDNPVFPQMHEASAILAGGSLAAAKEIASGRTRRAVSIGGGMHHAMPGWASGFCVYNDVAIAISWLLDNGFDRIAYIDVDAHHGDGVQHAFAGDPRVLTISLHQHPATLWPNTGWSSEVGEGAGEGTSINLPVLPGTVDALWLRGFHAIVPGALAAFRPQIVISQCGVDSHREDPLADLSLTVDGQRAAFLAMRDLADRYSEGRWLAVGGGGYGLVRVVPRSWTHLIAAALDREIDTGTAVPEVWREQASALAPSVDLPETMGDGGEVAYLPWDGPGGTPETGNASVDRALTRIDSAVIATRRACFPLLGLDPEDPRD
- the galE gene encoding UDP-glucose 4-epimerase GalE, giving the protein MKLLVTGGAGYVGSVCSTVLLERGHEVVIIDDLSTGNADAVPLGAEFIEGDVADVAVDVLGTGGTPRFDGVLHFAAQSLVGESVEYPEKYWRGNVVTTLELLEAMRHSGTRRLVFSSTAATYGEPEHSPITEADPTRPTNPYGATKLAIDHAITSYAVAHSFAATSLRYFNVAGAYKSVGENRVVETHLIPLVLQVALGQREKISMFGTDWPTPDGTAVRDYIHVLDLAEAHLLALESSIEGRHRIYNLGSGAGFSVREVISACARVTGLPIPVEDAPRRAGDPAILVASSDRAIAELGWRPEHTDLDEIVADAWAYLQQLGDRSHAARR